The following is a genomic window from Malus sylvestris chromosome 12, drMalSylv7.2, whole genome shotgun sequence.
TTCAGCCAGCAGAACTTATATAAGTCTTCGGTCGCTGTCGATCTCTAGGTCATGACTTCAAGTTAATTATATATATCCACGACTTGGCTCATGCAATTGCTTCCCAAATATACCCAAAAGACTTCGTCAATCCTAACCTCTTTTGATTGTAATTTCTCCAAAACCGTTTGGGTTGATTTGGGAAACTAACTTATCATTTCCTCCGGCAACCACACGCTTTCTTGCCGCGGTCTTCCGGAGAAGGttttcgtgtgtgtgtgtgcgcgtgtgtgtgtatatgtttCCCATTTACTGACCTAAACCAAATTTCCtacttatttatttaatttgttatatgtttcCCGTTTTATTTGCTTCTCTTTGTAGATAAAACTAAGCACACATGAATATTAAGGCAATGATGCAACGGACCTACGAGGCGTTTTTACTTCTGTTTCTGGCCTTACTCTCCAAGGCAACTAGTGTGAAGCCTTGCCCTAGGCCAAGCCTGCCGCAGGACGACAGCAGCTTTTGTTTGAGTTGGAGACTGGCGGTGGAGGCCAACAATCTGCGTGGGTGGCGCACGGTGCCAACTCAGTGCTTCCGCTACCTCGAAACTTACATGATTGGAGGTCAGTATGAACGGGACATCGATTTCATCCTTGGCCAAATCCTTAGCTATGCGAATGGAATAGCTTTATCTGACGATGGCATGGATGCTTGGATTTTGGACGTGGATGACACTTGCTTATCTAATCTCTTCTACTACAAGGGCAAGCGATACGGgtaatatatatgttaaaacATGACAAAACTTATAGGGTAATGTTTAGTTATGTTGTCAGATAGATATCTATTGTTAGATTGTCACAAAGTAAAATAAATTAACTTAATAAATGGTTTAGATTCACAGTATAATACTATAAGCCTCTTGTGTGGCTACACTCTAACAAGAGATCCATTTATGCATATTGTTTATAGTTTTCTCGTTAAAATGCGTTGTCAAAATTCACAGTAGTCTATTAGTATAACATATATTTGCATATTGTTTGTCAAGAGAACGTTTTGCTTCGCCATGACTACATTTGTAACATACAGGTGCGATCCTTATGATCCATCCGGGTTCAAGGCATGGGCAATGACTGGAGGGTGCCCAGCAGTTCCTGGTATGCTGGGACTTTTTAGCAAGCTGGTGAATAGTGGGTTTAAGGTGATCATGCTCACAGGAAGAGATGAAGAAACCCTAGGCCAAATTACTGCCGCAAACTTGCATAACCAGGGATTTGTTGGTTACGAACGGCTAATTTTGAGGTAAGAATATTGTGATGTGTGATACGATATGTCCATGAATCTCTCTCATTGGTCGTGAGGAGTTCATTAATTGGCTCCATAGAAAAAGAAGTGGAGAAAAAGAAATCTCATGATGTAAAATCTTCCATCATGTGGGTTTGAAAGACAAAAAATTAAGATTAATTGTGCTAGAAGTAATGCGAGTCAAAAGCGTTTAATGTGCCAAGTTTAGCCTAATGATTGGATTCATTGGAATTATCCGAGTCAAATAACAAAGAATGTCAACTTTTGAGAATACTTCCGACGCAAGTATTACACAACATTGTGATATCAATTCACATCTGTGGTAATATGTACGTCCATAAAGTACTAATTATGCATTCACCTATATTACAGAGTAAATTGATAGTTGTTTGACAATGTGACCGtccaactaaaaaaaattccatGCTTCTAAACTGATCATACATGTCACAACCTACCAAATATTGACTAGGTTTCAATAActtgatcatatatatatatatatatataggggtttttgaacattagtctttgcaaaagattaaaatttaaaaaaaacctgatgctagattaaatattcaatttaatcccttgagtgtacttctatcaaaatttacattcaatttttcttatttaatgtgtatttttatttaatctctccatattaaattttaattttattaatatgcacatatttaatttgttttaattagaaatgaacgtaaatgagaaaatattaaaaaaaaatttgttatacaaaaatatatagatacataagtgtacaaaaatgattgtgccaaaatatataaaattgacttttttgtaccaaaatatttgtacctacatgattgtaccgaaatatattataatgaacctaaatgtatatactaaaatgtattatattgaattaatgtacctaaaagtcaataccgaaatgtatgtaccaaaatgtacgaacctaaatgtcaataccgaaaatgtatgtacctaaatatcaataccaaaatgtatgtacctaaatgtatttaccgaaataataattgaattaatgtacctaaaagtcaatactCAAATGATCAAAGTGTACGTAACGAATTGCATTATATTGATcgaaatgcattatattgaatcaatgtaactacatgtttgtaccgatagatataccaaaatattcaaatgtattaatgtacctaaatgaagaacatacaaaattgttatcggaatatatattataaaaaatttagttgcctaaatgtagacattaaaatatattatggtgaatgaaataaaaattaaatgtaaatgtaattaatacattaaaataaaaataaaaagataaaataaaacatcaaaatacaactaataaatgatatatgattaaatgtgctagggactaaaattggattttaatcttacatatggttataatctaaaactcatcttttttagggattaaaatgaagttttctaatatataattataatatatatatatatatatatatatatatatatatatatatatattcttctaATGGGCTGGAGATTAAGTAATTAAAGGAAATAAGTGGACATAGGCACGTATTATTGTAGTTTCTCTACCTAATCTAATTTAGTTTGGTGTGCTTAACTACAGGACTCCAGCTTACAAGGGGCAGAGCGCAGTTGTGTACAAATCAAACATTCGGAAGCAATTGGCAGAAGAAGGTTACAGAATTTGGGGAAATATAGGAGACCAGTGGACTGATCTTCAAGGAGACTATGTTGGCAACCGCACTTATAAGCTTCCAAACCCCATGTACTTTGTTCCTTAATTAACTTAAttacaaaaccctaacccttaATTATCAGAGTTACTAGTGGAGGTCTTGTTAGTTTTATTATATAGATAATcggcaaaaaataaaatcacgTAAAATCTCATATATGTTGTTCCTTAAATCATGATATAATAAAACTCGCATAAGAAAAAACTTCCGAGTGTCTCAGATTTTTGCATTTTGGTATTTTCAGCTTACTTTTCCATAACTTTCAAATTGGATACCTATCACCGAATTTACTGTTCATTTATTACTCATATTTTGAATTTCAAGATTTATTAATATGAGAAGCAAGTtcgtaattttaaattttaattgctctttattcttttttagaagaaaaataaaattaaacataaaagcaTCTAGGGCCTCCGGTACAAGAGTTATCAAAGCGCAAGGCATTCCTTGCACAACAAGAACAAAATTAAGCCAAATAAAATCTGAACACAAAGAATGGCCTAAATTTGCTGAATTGTCAACGATGAAATTCACTTATCGGAAGACAAAGACAAAACTGATGGACTCAAAATTACGAGCAAAGTTCATAATATCATTTAGCAAAAATCTAAGCTTCCGGAGACCGGAACATGGTTTCCATCACCATAAGATTTATATTTAACAATAGATTAATATCTCTAAGTAGGTGCTATAAGATGTTATAATATTGTTAGATCGGAATGGCATGATAGTAGAGATCAATCCATCTCAATTAAGACGCCTTTCTACGTTTGTGTATGACACGTGTCGACACTTGGTGCATGACCATGTTAACGCCGTTTAGTCTACTTTTTTTCTTCCAACAAAGGAGACGAGTGAATTTGGGCCTACATCAGTCGTGGCCCATCAAACGAATTgcatgttataaacttcttatttaagtgtgattgtgtaaatcctagatttgatttgattcgaGTTATTTTTTCCTATTAAGACTTGTatttcttggaggagaaggTTTTCTTCTCTAtcttattattataaataaaggcaatGCGTAAggggaataacacatcctctacacaaccctacaaacacatctctctctatatTTTCTCTGTGTCGTTGGCCCCCTCTCCCTGTCAATTAAATATAGGctacaacacattatcagcatGCTCATACCGCTGctcttaggaatctgacgtggaagttttcttcatcaaaccagttcatcaatattatcacgcaatcaggttccttcaaaataacagtttttatctcaatatttttgcagccttgatagcatgaacattcaccataatgcatgacccaactttacgtttttcaaattttagattctacataaattgtgtatacattatatccataattgttgaattatgtgaattgatattgccatgaattgcatcataTATTTGCTCATGCATTGAATCATATGAATATGCAtgcaattgaattgaatttaactaatatataataataataataattttaaaaaaaaatttgggttcTTCGAACCAAAATCCATGAGCAAGCCGAAACCATGGAGCCCTCCTAAGTTCCAAACCCAGAACTAACGTCACCACTGATTTTTTGACAAAAGCATGGCATGCAGCCATGCCTAGCCACCACGGTTGGCTTTCTTGATAACTTGAAGTCGTCGCCGTCAAAATTGTGGTCGAGATTTTCATAATCTCATCGGAGTTCAAAAACCCTAACTCGAACCCGAGGGTTTCTTGGTTCGTCGACGTCGAGTTTTCACTCTTCGTCCCTTGGGAAGAGGTTCTACGGTGAACCATAACCCTAGACTGCTGCCAGAAGCGACAGGTTCGATGTTCTTCCCTGGCTAATACACCCAGCACACGGCTGGGATGTTCTTCTGGTCCAAAGACCCAACCCTCTTCGGCTTTGGTTCTTCTCGGCCCAATCTAAAACCTAGACTTGGTTTTTGGGTTTGCATGCCACAACCCACTACAAACCTTCCTTTCTCTCGGCCCACTCACGACACCAACCCAATTGGGCTTTGGTGTCCTCGTGTCCCCATTGCAGTGGAACCTAGCCTATGCGGCTGTTATGATTTTCCTGTGCTGCGACACACCAGATCCCAACCTTTCTGGTGCATTCGTGCTCCTTACCGCACACGATCATCGCTCTCGCCTGGCACTATTTTTGGGCTCGGCTTTCCTTGGTAACCTAGTTTGCTGCTTAGGCTTCAAACCTTTTGGCCTAATCAGCCCATTCCAGCCCAAATTTGGGTTTGGACCTCAAGGCTTAATTTTTCCCAGCCCAACCGTGGGCTTTGGTCCATGTTTTTGGACCCCgagtttaattgtttattttttttagacaatttgggttttataatttttttcacccgcactttaaatttggcccgaagtccaaataattaattcaattatattttTAGACCTAAggttctatttgcatattttcttgttgcatatttctgtatatatatttgtgtttgtgtgtaggaacatatgaacctgaagttcataattatttcaaaacctgaagtttctagaaacatgcattgtttgaaaacctgaagatTTCCTTAAaaatatcacccatgaaaacccaaagctttttcatgtaaatttaaaccaatacatgtctattagaacctgaatgttctgctcttatgtgaatggattgatttttctccattacactaaccacatcttatccatttattttgtgatagaaacatgtcgaatttgaacaaactcgactttacCGCTTTGGAGTtatctggaagaaactacctcaagtggatCCAAGATATGAAATTCCACCTCATTGCAAAGAATTTGCGCCCCACCATTGAAGATGAGACAGGCAACCCAGTTGGCGAAGATGAGAAAGTcactgccatgatcttcatctgaagacatattcatgacgcaTTGCAAATCGAGTACCTTACTGGGGAAGATCCACGAGCACTCTAGGTCACTTTAGCTGATCgctttgatcaccaaaatgacatcttcttgcctgaagcaagacatgactagtagcatttgcgcttccaagactttaagtttgtgaatgaatataattttgaagtttgtcgaatccgatcacttctcatgTTCTGTAACAAGACCTTGACcaaagaggatctcctggaaatgacctattcgaccttctctgctcCTAATATTGtcttgcagcaacaatatagggcacataaGTTCACTATgttttcggatttgatctctattttacttttcactgAAAAGCaaaaccagctgttgatgaaaaatcatcaagctcaacCTACTAGGGCGACTGTTATGCCtaaagcacattatagcacaaaCAAatgcccaaaacgccaaaataGACGTGGTATGGAAGGCCAGAAGTCACCCcgtcaaggtcaacagagtcaagGCCCATCTAAGGGAGGAAACCGAGCCCAGAAGTGCCTTAACCccgctcccaaggccccaaacttcaagaataagggcaaggcaCCTAAAACCATGGATGCGGACATGTGTTATCActgtggttcaaaggaccattggtcccgtgtttgCCAAGCTCCCCAGAAGATTGTAGctaaatatcattctcgtcgtaagaagtttgaatcaaactttgtgcAAGTGGATGAACCGGAAAAtaccaagatggaggtttctgttTTTCAAGAGGATAtcacccctatggaagattagaattttagacataaactattttctagttgaaatttaGACAATGAGGCCAAATTCCACCTACTGGCCGAACCCCTcttgttttttggttaaatttttgaacaattttcctttatgtttggattatttgttggtgatttgtttttggatattaagtttttaattaataccACTCCtgaatacttaaattattttgaatggatatttgtttttagaacttttatgcatgtgatcgattcaaattaatttttatttctaggtatgactagtgggaaagttagtttcCTGGaaaatagtgcaaccacgcacaccgtTTTGCTTGAaagcatctatttcactaacttcatacctaagaatgcacttCTAACAACCTTCTCAGACCCATCCAACTTGATCGAAGGATACTGTAagacacgtataatgttgtccaatggtacaattttgaccattgatgaggcactttattctccgcgttccggaagaacgttgttgagtttcaaggacattaaaTATAATAATTGCCACGctgaaacctatgtagaaaatggagttgaattttTATGCatcacttcctacgaatatggctagaagtatattctagagaagatagagcgtatcccgagtggtctgtatactatgACCATACGCTCTATAGaaagccactatgtggccggccctacctctaggaccgcgcacgaaattacactttggcatgatcgtttgggacacctTGGACGAACaacgatgcgccgtatcctcaaatcatcacatgaGCATCCAATAACCCAAAGTTTAGCTTCAATTCAAGGAATCACATGTCAAACCTGCTtcatgggaaagcttattattaCACCTttttatgacaagattcgttcgaatcttcctatttttctacaaatGATTCAGAGGGACATTTGTGGATCGATTCACTTtccatgcggaccatttagatattttatggttttagttgacgcttccacacgttggtcacGCGTGTGCtcgttgtccacaaggaacgttGCATTGTCCAAACTATTGGCTatggttatcaagctcagggctcactaCCCTAATTATccaatcaaatctattcgattggataatgctaaagaattcacatctaaaacttttgatgactattgcatgtcggttggggttgaagttgaacatccactaccccatgttcacacctagAACAACCTGGCAAAGGCattcattaagcgcttacaaatgattgctcgatcattggtcatacgtaccaaactcctgatcgctgcttggggccatacAATATTGCACCCAGCCATGTTGGTCTgcctgaggcctgttgtgaCCCAACCATATAGCGACATTCAGTTAGTTACTGGATACAAACCcaacatatcgcatctgcgtgTTTTtagttgtgcggtctatgtgtcGATTTTGCCACCCTTATGTAAAAAAATGAGACCTCAGCGAATGATGAGAATTTGTGTCGGATATAATTCGCCTTTAATCATTTGTTACTTAAAACCTTTGACAGGAGATATGTTTACCTCTCGTTtcacggattgtcacttctatgagacagtcttcccattATTAtgaggagataagaacgtcaacgttcctaaagaATGACGCGAATTAtcatggacgactcccactttgtcttatTTAGATCCCCACACCACTCAGTCTGAGACTGAAGTGCATTGTATATAAGATTATCAGaccatagctcagagcatgccaaatcctttcaccgatctagcgccggtgacaagatcacatattacAACTAcaaatgtgcctgcaaagatggatgtaccaaatgtacgatggACTTCCCTCCTGGAGGCCCGAGACATCTACGTACATTAGCGACTAGCTAATCATCTGCTCATGTACATAAGCGTGGCAGAccacttggttcaaaggattcacacccccggaagagaaAACCCACGACATAGgcacctgaagagcctaccgtgaatccaaCTGTCGTTTACTCATTatatccaactcatgaggaaattctaaattacagaagc
Proteins encoded in this region:
- the LOC126592308 gene encoding uncharacterized protein LOC126592308; the encoded protein is MTYSTFSAPNIVLQQQYRAHKFTMFSDLISILLFTEKQNQLLMKNHQAQPTRATVMPKAHYSTNKCPKRQNRRGMEGQKSPRQGQQSQGPSKGGNRAQKCLNPAPKAPNFKNKGKAPKTMDADMCYHCGSKDHWSRVCQAPQKIVAKYHSRRKKFESNFVQVDEPENTKMEVSVFQEDITPMED
- the LOC126594345 gene encoding acid phosphatase 1-like; the encoded protein is MNIKAMMQRTYEAFLLLFLALLSKATSVKPCPRPSLPQDDSSFCLSWRLAVEANNLRGWRTVPTQCFRYLETYMIGGQYERDIDFILGQILSYANGIALSDDGMDAWILDVDDTCLSNLFYYKGKRYGCDPYDPSGFKAWAMTGGCPAVPGMLGLFSKLVNSGFKVIMLTGRDEETLGQITAANLHNQGFVGYERLILRTPAYKGQSAVVYKSNIRKQLAEEGYRIWGNIGDQWTDLQGDYVGNRTYKLPNPMYFVP